From the Malus domestica chromosome 17, GDT2T_hap1 genome, one window contains:
- the LOC103426171 gene encoding plastidic glucose transporter 4-like, with protein sequence MQASTYGSAKGKLGFEDQNQRRVLGFGELKNRAITGSRNLWVAERRTCSGGLSLRATTPAMGAKFAGLRMGSDGISMSTLKPRSVQAQASDGDVENLIPSKPQGKSSGTVLPYVGVACLGAILFGYHLGVVNGALEYLSKDLGIAENAVLQGWVVSTLLAGATVGSFTGGSLADKFGRTKTFQINAIPLAVGAFLCATAQSVQTMIVGRLLAGIGIGVTSAIVPLYISEISPTEIRGALGSVNQLFICIGILAALVAGLPLAANPLWWRTMFGIAVVPSVLLALGMAVSPESPRWLFQQGKISEAEKAIKTLFGKERVTEVMHDLRSATSGSAEPEAGWFDLFSSRYWKVVSVGAALFLLQQMAGINAVVYYSTSVFRSAGITSDVAASALVGLANVLGTAVASSLMDKQGRKSLLLTSFGGMAASMLLLSLSFTWKALAPYSAPLSVAGTVLYVLSFSLGAGPVPALLLPEIFASRIRAKAVSLSLGMHWISNFVIGLYFLSLVTKFGIGTVYFGFAGVCLLAVLYIAGNVVETKGRSLEEIERALSVVT encoded by the exons ATGCAAGCGTCAACTTATGGTTCAGCAAAGGGGAAGTTGGGGTTTGAAGATCAAAACCAAAGAAGGGTGTTGGGTTTTGGAGAATTGAAAAATAGAGCAATTACAGGGTCCAGGAATCTGTGGGTTGCAGAGAGGAGAACTTGCTCTGGTGGATTGAGCCTCCGTGCCACAACGCCGGCGATGGGAGCCAAGTTTGCCGGTCTTAGAATGGGGTCTGATGGGATTTCCATGTCCACTTTGAAACCCAGATCAGTCCAGGCTCAGGCTTCTG ATGGGGATGTTGAGAATCTTATTCCCTCCAAGCCTCAGGGGAAGTCCTCTGGAACAGTATTGCCGTATGTCGGTGTTGCTTGTCTTGGAGCCATTTTGTTTGGCTATCACCTGGG GGTGGTAAATGGTGCTCTTGAGTACCTATCGAAGGATCTTGGTATTGCGGAAAATGCGGTATTGCAAG GGTGGGTGGTTAGCACACTTCTAGCAGGTGCCACAGTTGGATCATTTACTGGTGGATCGTTGGCTGACAAGTTTGGCAGGACTAAGACTTTTCAAATAAATGCAATTCCGCTAgcagttggagcatttttgtg TGCAACAGCCCAGAGTGTGCAAACGATGATAGTTGGCCGCTTACTTGCTGGCATTGGAATTGGCGTTACTTCTGCTATTGTCCCACTTTATATATCTGAG ATCTCTCCAACTGAAATTCGTGGTGCCCTTGGATCTGTAAACCAGCTTTTTATATGTATTGGGATTCTTGCAGCTCTGGTGGCTGGATTACCATTAGCCGCAAATCCCTTATG GTGGAGGACGATGTTCGGTATTGCAGTAGTACCATCTGTTCTATTGGCATTAGGAATGGCTGTTTCACCAGAAAGTCCAAGATGGCTTTTTCAG CAAGGAAAAATTTCTGAAGCTGAAAAGGCTATAAAAACACTATTCGGAAAAGAAAGAGTTACTGAGGTCATGCATGACTTGAGATCAGCAACTTCAGGTTCTGCTGAACCTGAAGCAGGCTGGTTTGATTTGTTTAGTAGCCGCTATTGGAAAG TCGTTAGTGTGGGTGCAGCACTTTTCTTGTTACAACAGATGGCTGGGATAAATGCTGTGGTCTATTATTCTACTTCTGTCTTCCGCAGTGCTGGCATTACATCTGATGTTGCAGCAAGTGCTCTGGTTGGATTAGCAAATGTCTTGG GCACAGCTGTTGCATCCTCATTGATGGATAAACAGGGAAGGAAAAGTCTTCTACTCACAAGCTTCGGTGGAATG GCTGCTTCGATGTTGCTGCTTTCACTGTCCTTTACATGGAAAGCCCTTGCTCCATATTCTGCCCCCCTTTCTGTCGCTGGAACTGTTCT CTATGTATTGTCCTTTTCACTTGGCGCTGGCCCTGTGCCTGCTCTTCTTCTACCAGAGATTTTTGCTTCAAGAATCAGAGCAAAAGCAGTTTCTTTGTCACTGGGCATGCACTGG ATTTCAAACTTCGTCATAGGCCTCTATTTCTTGAGCCTTGTAACGAAGTTCGGGATCGGCACAGTGTATTTTGGATTTGCTGGCGTCTGTCTTCTGGCTGTCTTGTACATTGCTGGTAATGTTGTTGAAACGAAAGGTCGTTCGTTGGAGGAAATAGAGCGTGCTCTTAGTGTTGTCACTTGA